The Macaca nemestrina isolate mMacNem1 chromosome 17, mMacNem.hap1, whole genome shotgun sequence genome contains the following window.
ccagcactttgggaggctgaggtgggcagatcacaaggtcaggagatcgagaccatgctagccaacatggtgaaaccccatctctactaaaaataacaaaaattagctgggcatggtggcgtgtgcctataatcccggctactcgggaggctgaggcaggagaatcccttgaaccagggagtcggaggcagagcgacactctgtctcagaaaacaaaaaaacaaaaaaacaaaacacaaaaaaacagaattaacatTTAGTttttcctacatttaaaaaatgtcattttaaattgGTTCCTTAAGATTCAAAGATCCATAAGAAATAACTAATACACTTATATTTTTACTATAGGATATTTTTTCAAAACAGCAATCACAggaattaaaacatttatatgtGATGTTACAAATAGGTTGATATTTAACACCAGAAATTAATTTGGTGTATTATCCTCACATTTGTAATAAAACAAACGTCTAGGTTCACTCCCCTTATAATCTGGTGGTTCCTTCTACCTTGTTGGCCACTGGTTCCACAACACAGCTAGATAGTACTATGTTCGCAATAATCTATGGGCTTTCCTTAGGGGGAGAGAATCACAGGGGCTTACCTAAATAAAGCCATGCcattttattttgtctgattttggtagcAACCTGATTcaataaaacaatttcttttaGGATATTCATTTTATAGTTATTCCTGTCTTGCCAAATATACTggtgattttattaaaaattttaggaTAAAAACTTAACAATGCTAACTTTTCTATCTTAAATGAGTGTTCTGACACCTAAATAGAACAAGAATGGCTACTAAGTCATTCATATTTTTTGGTGCAAAGCTATTAGTTTGGGTCATATTAAATTGCTGACTTTTTGACCTGCAAAAGTGGTGGTTTCAGATGCTTCAGCCTGTATATCCTGGAGCGAGTGGTGGCTTTGTGATTGTTAGGAATTAAAACTTACTAAGCTCTACACAGATAAAGGATATCAGAAAGATAAACTAGATGAGCAACTATTTGTCCGTAAAtcagaaatacacatgtaattgaAGTATTACAACACAATATATGAACAGCTTAAGAGCTGTAGAAAAATCGCCTTACTGTGTCCAGAGGGGATGTTGTTGGTCCAGCCAGCTCACCTGCCAGGTCTCTGGTTCCTATGCCAGTCCTTTTTGTGTTGGAACCACAGATACTAGTGTTCCCCCAAATATTTACTTACATGATGATATTATTGctgtcattattattgtttgtaatatccagcAGATTTCCTGGGGGCATGAATGGTACTTATGTCCACATGCCCAACACACAGGGCCCAGCAAATACAAGATGTGCAGTAAGTGTCAAAGCACGGGTGGTGACAGTCATAGGCCAAGCACTTTCCCAAGCATTATGCTACATAAAATAACTTTAAGAGTGcactgtggccaggcatggtggctcacacctataatcccagcactttgtgaggccaaggcggacggatcacgaggtcaggagatcaagaccatcctggctaacacagtgaaacctcatctctactaaaaatacaaaaagttaaccgggtgtggtgatgggtgcctatagtccaagctactcaggaggctgaggcaggagaatggcatgaacccgggaggtggaacttgcagtgagctgagattgcgccactgcactctagcctgggcaacagagcaagactccacctcaaaaaaaaaaaaaaaaaaaaagtgcatcgTATCATACCTTCATCTTGCTCTTGaatcagtattttttttgttttgtttttaaatttataacatCAATGAGTAAGGAAATGCCTAAAAATCACAATAGGAATCTCTTAAGACTTTAGCAATAAAGTTCTGATAATTGAAATCCTAAATCTTCTCAGACAGGTGCTTTTATGGTGAAGGCAGATTGCTATTCCTCACATGGTAACTGCATTTAAGTTTTATGCAGTGGCTACATTGGAAAGAGCAGTGGCGTGCTTAATTGCATGGAGAATGTAATCTCACACCTGCACCCATGACCACTTATTTTTCTGTGGTCAGGTTTATGAACAGTGAACACTGGTCCTCAGATGGCCTCACTAAATACATTACTATGTTAGTAAGTGTTCACACAAGCAGTTTTATTTCCCTGCTATTATGgatgatgaaaagagtcaaattctgtaaaatatctgaagagacttattctgagccaaatgtgcCCAAGGTCGTTGGGGCACATCCTAGTTTATACATTTAGGGAGACACGAGACTCGGTCagatacatgtaagatgtacattggttcagtctggaaaggcagcACGAAGCAGGGAAGGGGAGGCTTCCAGATTACGGGTAGATGGAACAATTTTCTGATTGccagttggttgaaagagttaagttattaACTGGAGGACTTGGAGTCggtagaaaggaatgtctgggttatgatgacaaggggttgtggagaccaaagtttatcatgcagatgaagcctccaggcttcagagagaagagaTTGAAAATGTTTCTCAGCAGACTTAGTTTGTTCCACTGGTAATTCTGAAAGGGAGGAGGGTGTAATGAGGCACCCCTTGTcccccatcatggcctgaaccagtccCTCAGGTTAGCCTTGAAAAGCCCTTGCccagaggaggggtccattcagatggcCAGTGGGcttagaattatatttttgatttacactatatatttacaaatgtaaCTTAATACTTCTTGAACTGCAATGAAAGGCTATTATTTGCTGTATGTTGTTCAGAATAACATTAAGGTAGTTGTATTTGCTTCCTAAGGCCAGTGACACAGAAGTTCTTTCCCATAAGGAGCTCCTGCCAGTTACTCGGGTTGTTAGGATGGACACACACCGGCCATGTTCTGAAGCGGCTTACATGCTGGGGTCTCTGCTCTGCCAAAGGGACAGTAAGTAGTGGCAAGAGGAACTGTCTTGGCTCACTAATAATACATGTCCATGTTTTATGGGAAAGTTAGCTGCATGGGTTAAAAACAACATTATATGCCCTGGTAATCTGTATTTCATTAGGAATAATTAACTTGAAAAAGCAATGTATCTTATAATTGGGGAAAAagtgataaaaattatattacctCTGGGTTATGTCTCTTCGATACAGTATTTAAATAAGACCACAGCTGTAAAGACTAATGGAATCATCTGAAATATTATATCACTTGTTGGCAAGTGTTTTATCCATACCTACTTTACTGAAAGCTAAGATCGCTAAAATTGGTCAGCGAATGAGAAAATGCAAGGACAGAGCCATCAGGCCTATTGGCTCGTTAGCACCTCTGACAACTCTGCATGTTCACAGGGAAACCTCCATGACCTCAGCTCCCCCAAAACAGGCAAAATGAAACACATGTATTCTAGCTTTGATCTCGTCTCTCGTGAATATGCTGTGTCCAGGACTTCTCTGTCATCACTCCCCAGACGCTGGAAGAAAGCCACAGCCATGCCAGGAGTGGAGCCAGGGAGTGCAGGACACGGCAGCAGCAGCCACATAAGATGGGCTGTCTACACACAAGGTGGGTGTGCCCATGGAGCAGGTTGCAGAGAAACTGTGGGAGATCACAGACTGCAGAGATCATTCTGGCATTTGGCACTCTAAGGAAAGTATAAGGCAGTTCTGtctgattatttaaaatagaatcgTTTCTGTCCCAAACCCATTTACTTTAGGAAGAGATAGGATTCCATTCTTGAGATGTCTTTGACTGCTTCTGTTGGATCTGGTGGCAGTCCTTTCTGCATTTCTCAGAGGATCATCAGTGCAACACCCTGAGGAAAGCAGTAACATAGAAATTACACAGTTCTACTGGAGATTCACCTTTATCCAAATCGAAGATGAAGCATTTTGGGGGCAATAATAGGATGTTAATTGTTAATCAATTCTGGGTCCTGGGAATATGAGGGAGTTtaattatctatattttatattcctcttttaaaatctttaaaatttaaaagtttaaaaaaaacgTCAAAAATGCcatgattggccgggcgcggtggctcaagcctgtaatcccagcactttgggaggccgagacgggcggatcacgaggtcaggagatcgagaccatcctggctaacacggtgaaaccccgtctctactaaaaatacaaaaaactagccgggcgaggtggcgggcgcctgtagtcccagctactcgggagactgaggcaggagaatggcgggaacccgggaggcggagcttgcagtgagccgagatccggccactgtactccaacctgggcggcagagcaagactccgtctaaaaaaaaaaaaaaaaaaaaaaatgccatgatTATTTTATCTTGAGATATTTAAGGGTTAGAGATACTTGAAAAATATACACAAAGCAAGAGTCTGGCATATACATATTCCTAATATAAGCAAAACTGTGTCATTCCAGAGATTTTGGCATGTTGAATGGGCACCATGGTGATCTACAGTCTTCAAGAACAGTACACTTACACCTTCAGTAAGAACTCCAGCTTCCCTGCAGCTTTATTTCCTGAAGGGGTCATGCTGACCAGAGAGGCGGCCACACTGAGCTTCCGAACCACCGTCCCCCCGCTTACAGCTCTACAAGAGCTCCTTCCGCGAGGAATACCTTCCAGTTGTTCTCACCTTAAATGGTGAGTGTCCTCAGCATAACAACAAGAGTGAGGCCAAATATTATGACCATAACAAGGTGGGGCCTTTCAGTGTTCAAACCACAAACAAGAAACTCGACAGCATTCCCTGCAACTGTCATTCTATTAGCAttggtttatttttcattatagccctaaatatttatcaaaaaagttaaattttggtGATTAAAATTAAGATACCTTTCTTCCATAAGATTTtgatcatttttatgtatttgatatGAAACTGTGCTTCCTGTTGCCAGAAGGCCTTTCCTTCTCTATATGAATAATCTAAATTGTTAAtcaatttagtttaaaataagaGCTATTATCTTATCTATGGAAATTATTTCCTCCTCTTAAACAAAGTAGCACTTCATCCATATAAAAGCTGATATCCATATCCGCAGCTGCTCTTCATCCATCGGTAGCTGGGAAGTCGCTCGTGTCATCCCTGCGTGAAACAGAGAAGTGGAGCGGGAGTTACCCAGCCTGTGCCCCACCAGGGCTTTTTCAGGCGTGCACATTGGAGAGCAAAACCAGCCTTCAACCTT
Protein-coding sequences here:
- the LOC105493322 gene encoding contactin-associated protein-like 4 isoform X4, with product MPLCLLYRLQNRSVKYLLHQDGLKNNLLEEVWGLGVTLLTHEMGASDTEVLSHKELLPVTRVVRMDTHRPCSEAAYMLGSLLCQRDRLLCHHSPDAGRKPQPCQEWSQGVQDTAAAAT
- the LOC105493322 gene encoding contactin-associated protein-like 3 isoform X3, with the translated sequence MYTSREDAALRRSFLRLLQKQMPLCLLYRLQNRSVKYLLHQDGLKNNLLEEVWGLGVTLLTHEMGASDTEVLSHKELLPVTRVVRMDTHRPCSEAAYMLGSLLCQRDNAGRKPQPCQEWSQGVQDTAAAAT
- the LOC105493322 gene encoding uncharacterized protein isoform X5, translating into MPPVSPAEPPVTQKFFPIRSSCQLLGLLGWTHTGHVLKRLTCWGLCSAKGTDFSVITPQTLEESHSHARSGARECRTRQQQPHKMGCLHTRDFGMLNGHHGDLQSSRTVHLHLQ
- the LOC105493322 gene encoding uncharacterized protein isoform X1; amino-acid sequence: MYTSREDAALRRSFLRLLQKQMPLCLLYRLQNRSVKYLLHQDGLKNNLLEEVWGLGVTLLTHEMGASDTEVLSHKELLPVTRVVRMDTHRPCSEAAYMLGSLLCQRDRLLCHHSPDAGRKPQPCQEWSQGVQDTAAAAT
- the LOC105493322 gene encoding uncharacterized protein isoform X2 — encoded protein: MNTQVELFPLLPPVISHLLERPPLLSLSPQSCSVKYLLHQDGLKNNLLEEVWGLGVTLLTHEMGASDTEVLSHKELLPVTRVVRMDTHRPCSEAAYMLGSLLCQRDRLLCHHSPDAGRKPQPCQEWSQGVQDTAAAAT
- the LOC105493322 gene encoding uncharacterized protein isoform X6, which gives rise to MPPVSPAEPPVTQKFFPIRSSCQLLGLLGWTHTGHVLKRLTCWGLCSAKGTTLEESHSHARSGARECRTRQQQPHKMGCLHTRDFGMLNGHHGDLQSSRTVHLHLQ